The Sphingobium amiense nucleotide sequence GGCCGACAGCACACGGACGAACCGGCGGTCGGCATCGTCGCCATTACCAAGCTTGCGGCGCAGGCGCGCCAGCGCAGGTGGCAGGTCCCAGTCCTGGAAGGGCGCGCCGTTCCGCAGCGCGCCGGGCTTGCGGGCCAGCACCGGCAGATAATGCCAGGGGTCGTAAATCGTGCGGTTACGCCCGAAGGTGCGAGGATGCTCGGCGACAACCTCCTCGCCGCAGCGCACGATGATGCGGTCGGCATAGGCACGGACCTGCACCGTGCGCCGCGCCATCGTCGAGAGAACCGAGTAGCGGTTGCGGTCGAAGCTGATCAGGCAGGTGCCCGTCACCGCATGCTCGCTCTCGTTGAAGCCGTCGAACGGCCCCAACATCGGTTGCAGTGCCGATCGTTCGATCTCCAGCGCCTGCGCTACGGTTAGCTCGCCCTGTTCAGGATGCGCCTGCCGTTCCGCCCAGCGCCGACACTCGGCCTCCAGCCAGCCATTGAGCTCCTCGAGGCTGGCGAACCGCAACCGGGGCTGGAAGAAGCGACCCCGGATCGTCTGCACCTGGTTCTCGACCTGCCCCTTCTCCCATCCCGCCGCAGGTGAGCAGGCGGTCGGCTCGATCATATAATGGGCGGTCATGATCAGGAACCGCCGGTTGAAGACCCGTTCCTTGCCGGTGAACACGCTCGTCACCGCCGTCTTCATATTATCGTAGATGCCGCGCCCTGGCACCCCGCCGAAGAAAGCAAAGCCGCGCGCATGCGCGTCGAACAGCATCTCCTGGCTCTCGCGCGGATACGCCCGGACATAGACTGCCCGCGATGCACACAGTCGCATATGCGCGACCTTCACCCGCATCGGCTTGCCCGCGATCTCCACATCCTCATGGCTCCAGTCGAACTGGTAGGCCTCGCCGGGCTTGAACATCAGCGGGATGAAGGCCGTGACACCATCGCCGGCATCCTTGCGCCGATCGGCCTTCCAGCGCGCCGCGTAGCGCCGCACGGCATCGTAGGAGCCCTCAAAACCCTCGCGCTCCAACAGATCATGGATCCGCGTCATCCGCAGCCGCTCGCGCTTGCCGCGCACCTCATTCTCTTCCAGCAGTGTGTTCAGGCGATCCTGAAACGGACCGATCCGCGGCAACGGCTGAACCTTACGCTGATAATCGAATGCGCCTTCCGGCGCCCGGATCGCCTTGCGGATCACCTTCCGCGATACATGCAAATCCCGCGCGATCGCCTTGATCGCCTTACCACCGGCATACTCGCGCCGAATCCGAACCACTGTCTCCAAAACCAACATCCCGATCTCGCCGCCTGATTATCCAGCCGGCTGCTTAAACCATCGAAATGAGGGGTCCCTTTTAGACGCCGATCACCCCGCTAACGGGGTCCTTTTTGCACGCCGATCCACAGCACCACATAGGCGGCATCGATGTACAACAGCGCGAGGAGCGTCACGGTCGCCTCGCGGCGGCGTTTTGCTTCGATATGACCGCCGAGCGTCTCGATTGCGGACCGGATCTCGGCGCCGATCGCCTTGGACATCGCAGGCCGCGGCGATTGGCCCAGCTTGGCAATCATGTCGGTCTGATTCCGTGTCGCAAGCAGTGTCGCGATGAGGGCTTCAACTGTCGCGGCGGACGAAGATACCATGAAACGCTGCTTTCCTGCTCCGGCTGTTGCTGGCGCGCCTCGTTCACCCGCTCACACGTCAATGGCGTGAACAGAAACACTGTGACGCGTTGGCCGTAAGCTGGCCCCCGAAGGCGATATAGGAATGGTCCAGGCTCCCTGCCATGAGCTGGAATGATGTCTCTCGCCCGAAT carries:
- the istA gene encoding IS21 family transposase, with amino-acid sequence MLVLETVVRIRREYAGGKAIKAIARDLHVSRKVIRKAIRAPEGAFDYQRKVQPLPRIGPFQDRLNTLLEENEVRGKRERLRMTRIHDLLEREGFEGSYDAVRRYAARWKADRRKDAGDGVTAFIPLMFKPGEAYQFDWSHEDVEIAGKPMRVKVAHMRLCASRAVYVRAYPRESQEMLFDAHARGFAFFGGVPGRGIYDNMKTAVTSVFTGKERVFNRRFLIMTAHYMIEPTACSPAAGWEKGQVENQVQTIRGRFFQPRLRFASLEELNGWLEAECRRWAERQAHPEQGELTVAQALEIERSALQPMLGPFDGFNESEHAVTGTCLISFDRNRYSVLSTMARRTVQVRAYADRIIVRCGEEVVAEHPRTFGRNRTIYDPWHYLPVLARKPGALRNGAPFQDWDLPPALARLRRKLGNGDDADRRFVRVLSAVLIDGLDPVEAAVREALATGTASDDLILNILARHREPPRPLTIITSEDSALRHPPIADCARYDQLRTFDAAA